The genomic segment GAGGCCGAGCTGGTCTCCGCTCAGCACGGTGAGCGCTCCCGCGATCACCATCATCCACAGTCCGAACTTCAGCGCCGGGCGCATCGACTCCAGGTGCTGGTTGCGGGCCAGATGCCACGCCGCCGCGGCGATGATGAGGCCCGCCGAGACCATGAACGCGGCGAAGATCGTGTGCGGGAAGGCCGCGAGCGCCACCTTGTTCGTCAGCACGGCCCCGATGTCGGACAGCTCGGCCCGGCCGCGCTCGGCATCGATCGTGTAGCCGACCGGGTTCTGCATGAAGGCGTTCGCCGCGATGATGAAGTAGGCCGAGAGGATCGAGCCGATCGCCGTCGCCCAGATGGTCAGCAGGTGGAGCTTCTGCGGCAGCCGGTTCCAGCCGAAGATCCAGAGTCCGATGAACGTGGCCTCGAGGAAGAAGGCGAGGAGACCCTCGAGCGCCAGCGGGGCGCCGAACACGTCGCCGACGAACCTGGAGTAGTCGCTCCAGTTCATGCCGAACTGGAACTCCTGCACGATGCCCGTCACCACGCCCATGGCGAAGTTGATGAGGAACAAGGACCCGAAGAAGCGGGTGAGCTGCAGGTAGTGCGCCTTCGCGGTGCGGACCCAGGCCGTCTGGAAGATCGCGACCGTGGTGGCCAGGCCGATCGTCAGCGGCACGAAGAGGAAGTGGTAGATGGTCGTCAGACCGAACTGCCACCGGGAGAGGAGCAGCGGGTCCAGCAGGTCGTTCACGGGTGGGACCTCCGATTCGGATCCACTCTACCCGCCTTGTATACAAGCTCCGAATCGGTTCAGCGTTTCCTCTGCTGTGCACTGTACGGTGGGCGAATGCCCTGTGGAATACAGCCATGAACGAGCTGCTGAGCACACTGCTCGATTTCATCTCGAGCATAG from the Cnuibacter physcomitrellae genome contains:
- a CDS encoding cytochrome ubiquinol oxidase subunit I, giving the protein MNDLLDPLLLSRWQFGLTTIYHFLFVPLTIGLATTVAIFQTAWVRTAKAHYLQLTRFFGSLFLINFAMGVVTGIVQEFQFGMNWSDYSRFVGDVFGAPLALEGLLAFFLEATFIGLWIFGWNRLPQKLHLLTIWATAIGSILSAYFIIAANAFMQNPVGYTIDAERGRAELSDIGAVLTNKVALAAFPHTIFAAFMVSAGLIIAAAAWHLARNQHLESMRPALKFGLWMMVIAGALTVLSGDQLGLAMVETQPMKMAAAEALYTTSTGADASFSIFTLGTPDGVHELFSIRVPYLLSFLSTHTFDGTVEGINDLQAQYTQLYGPGDYTPIIWVTYWAFRWMIGLGMAHVLVAVVGLWLTRKGRMPKQRWVWRVAVWSFPLSLLAMIVGWVFTEMGRQPWIVFSLLKTEDAVSPGVTGLDVLISLIAFTLVYGSLAVVEFRLIIRAIRKGPPEPPEKDEATGEVQHHATVY